One Micromonospora sp. WMMD812 genomic window carries:
- a CDS encoding alpha/beta hydrolase translates to MAITPSDGATTRWVPRAGQRIHAEVTPGSGAPIVLLHGFPDNLHLYDDLLPHLHGRPVVRFDFLGWGRSDKPRGYPYTADNQTGDIAAVIDHLDLRQVVLVAHDASGPPAIDWALSHPHRVAALVLLNTYYHPVAGLRRPPAIALYSTPLVRRVARRAAGRWRNLDRRLYTWQVSRFMADPGRRRTVVPALYEQFVAAEPAFWRLNDDLLGTIWARRRRVTDVHRFDRPVRVVFGAEDRYLNPRVARALARLFPRADLELVPDARHYVQIDAPEAVARAILSAG, encoded by the coding sequence ATGGCGATCACCCCGTCGGACGGGGCCACGACGAGGTGGGTACCCCGTGCCGGGCAGCGGATCCACGCCGAGGTGACGCCCGGTTCGGGCGCGCCGATCGTCCTCCTGCACGGCTTCCCCGACAACCTGCACCTCTACGACGACCTCCTGCCCCACCTGCACGGCCGTCCCGTGGTGCGGTTCGACTTCCTCGGCTGGGGCCGCTCCGACAAGCCGCGCGGATACCCGTACACGGCGGACAACCAGACCGGCGACATCGCCGCCGTGATCGACCATCTCGACCTGCGGCAGGTGGTCCTGGTCGCCCACGACGCCTCCGGCCCGCCCGCGATCGACTGGGCGCTCAGCCACCCGCACCGGGTGGCGGCGCTGGTCCTGCTCAACACCTACTACCACCCCGTGGCCGGCCTGCGGCGCCCACCGGCGATCGCGCTGTACTCCACGCCGCTGGTGCGTCGCGTGGCCCGCCGGGCGGCCGGCCGGTGGCGGAACCTCGACCGGCGTCTCTACACCTGGCAGGTGAGTCGGTTCATGGCCGACCCCGGCCGGCGCAGGACGGTGGTGCCCGCCCTGTACGAGCAGTTCGTCGCGGCCGAGCCCGCCTTCTGGCGACTCAACGACGACCTGCTCGGCACGATCTGGGCGCGCCGTCGCCGGGTCACGGACGTCCACCGGTTCGACCGGCCCGTGCGGGTCGTCTTCGGCGCCGAGGACCGCTACCTCAACCCCCGGGTCGCCCGAGCGCTCGCCCGGTTGTTTCCCCGCGCGGACCTCGAACTGGTCCCGGACGCCCGCCACTACGTACAGATCGACGCGCCGGAGGCGGTGGCGCGGGCGATCCTCAGCGCCGGCTAG
- a CDS encoding DeoR/GlpR family DNA-binding transcription regulator, giving the protein MNSAERRQRILALARDQGSVDVQKLAVDLAVAPETVRRDLHRLEQQGLVRRTHGGAYPVETARFETTLDTRTTRLVTEKRRIAAAAAQLLGDAESVFIDEGYTPQLIAEALPAERALTVVTASLDTAAMLASSSATTVLLLGGRVRSRTRATVDHWATEMLAGFVIDLAFVGANGISREHGLTTPDPAVAAVKAQVVAVSRRVVFAGVHTKFGASSFCRFADVSDVDAIVTDAALPASEAHRYSLLGPVVQRV; this is encoded by the coding sequence ATGAACTCCGCGGAGCGCCGGCAGCGCATCCTCGCACTCGCCCGCGACCAGGGCTCCGTCGACGTGCAGAAACTGGCCGTCGACCTCGCCGTGGCGCCGGAGACCGTCCGGCGCGACCTGCACCGGCTCGAGCAGCAGGGGCTGGTGCGGCGCACCCACGGCGGCGCCTACCCGGTGGAGACCGCGCGGTTCGAGACGACCCTCGACACGCGGACGACCCGGCTGGTGACCGAGAAGCGTCGCATCGCCGCCGCCGCGGCGCAGCTGCTCGGCGACGCCGAGTCGGTCTTCATCGACGAGGGCTACACCCCGCAACTGATCGCGGAGGCGCTGCCGGCCGAGCGGGCGCTGACCGTGGTCACCGCATCGCTGGACACCGCGGCGATGCTCGCGTCGTCATCCGCCACCACGGTCCTGTTGCTGGGTGGCCGGGTCCGCAGCCGGACCCGGGCCACCGTCGACCACTGGGCGACCGAGATGCTCGCCGGCTTCGTCATCGACCTGGCGTTCGTCGGCGCGAACGGCATCTCCCGCGAGCACGGCCTGACCACCCCCGACCCCGCCGTCGCCGCCGTGAAGGCGCAGGTGGTCGCGGTGTCGCGGCGGGTCGTCTTCGCGGGCGTGCACACCAAGTTCGGCGCCAGCAGCTTCTGCCGCTTCGCCGACGTCAGCGACGTCGACGCCATCGTCACGGACGCCGCGTTGCCGGCGTCCGAGGCGCACCGCTACTCACTGCTCGGTCCCGTGGTCCAACGCGTCTGA
- a CDS encoding TIGR03619 family F420-dependent LLM class oxidoreductase, which yields MDLGFAVPVSGSWATPEHMVHIARRAEQLGYHSLWTFQRLLAPADLGWSETYHSVQDPLTTLAFLAAHTTRVRLGVAVLNMPFLSPVVLAKQTATLDILSAGRLDVGLGLGWSDEEYQATGASKHRRGRRAEEFVTVLRGLWQDEVTEHHGEFYQVPPTRMDPKPVQRPHPPILLGGLAPQALRRAGRLADGWVSGSQADLAAIGAAIATVKATAADAGRDPGALRFVCRGAVRVRPGGPTDREPLTGSLDQIRSDLGRLAEAGVTELFVDLNFDPEIGSPRADAEASRRRADEVLDALAPRR from the coding sequence GTGGACCTGGGATTCGCCGTACCCGTCTCCGGTTCGTGGGCCACGCCGGAGCACATGGTGCACATCGCCCGCCGCGCCGAGCAGCTCGGCTACCACTCGCTCTGGACGTTCCAGCGCCTGCTGGCCCCCGCCGACCTCGGCTGGAGCGAGACCTACCACAGCGTGCAGGACCCGCTGACCACCCTGGCGTTCCTCGCCGCCCACACCACCCGGGTCCGGCTCGGCGTCGCGGTGCTCAACATGCCGTTCCTCTCGCCCGTGGTGCTGGCGAAGCAGACCGCGACCCTCGACATCCTCAGCGCCGGACGGCTCGACGTCGGGCTCGGCCTCGGCTGGTCGGACGAGGAGTACCAGGCGACGGGTGCCAGCAAGCACCGGCGCGGCCGGCGGGCGGAGGAGTTCGTCACCGTCCTGCGCGGACTCTGGCAGGACGAGGTCACCGAGCACCACGGCGAGTTCTACCAGGTCCCACCGACCCGCATGGACCCGAAACCGGTGCAGCGGCCGCACCCCCCGATCCTGCTGGGTGGCCTCGCACCGCAGGCGCTGCGCCGAGCGGGTCGGCTCGCCGACGGCTGGGTCAGCGGCAGCCAGGCTGACCTCGCCGCCATCGGTGCGGCGATCGCGACGGTCAAGGCGACCGCGGCGGACGCGGGCCGCGACCCCGGCGCGCTGCGGTTCGTCTGCCGGGGCGCGGTCCGGGTGCGCCCAGGCGGCCCCACCGACCGCGAGCCGCTCACCGGGTCGCTCGACCAGATCCGGTCCGACCTCGGCCGGCTCGCCGAGGCCGGCGTCACCGAACTCTTCGTCGACCTCAACTTCGATCCGGAGATCGGCTCCCCCCGAGCGGACGCGGAGGCCTCGCGTCGACGGGCCGACGAGGTGCTCGACGCCCTCGCACCGCGCCGGTGA
- a CDS encoding phosphatidylinositol-specific phospholipase C1-like protein: protein MRTRTRNFAAMAAVVLATVGVTALSPVLRGAVGDAQAAGASSGDAVRMNQIQFMGAHNAYHRELQDAELQESLKIDPGYPTWGWYSHASIPDLLGRQNVRGLELDLLPDPDGGLYQHPLPRKRAGLGPIDDPAMAKPGMKVLHVADQDYGTSCRTFVSCLEQVRTWSDANPHHAPVIMQLELKQTDKRWEALGGAVSPAWSPALLDAVDEEIRSVFSEKQLITADDLRRPGRTLEESILRYGWPTLDWARGKVMFFFDNGGPGGIRNMYLEGRPNLEGRAVFTQGPPGSPDAAITMVNDPRGANEAVIRDLVQRGYLVRTRSDEPLRTVKAEEFSRVDTALASGAQLVTTDYPTVGMAARYDSDFVAELPGGVAVRCNPVSAPRNCRDAKLER, encoded by the coding sequence ATGAGAACCAGGACCAGGAACTTCGCCGCGATGGCCGCGGTCGTCCTCGCCACCGTGGGCGTCACCGCGCTGTCGCCGGTGCTGCGCGGCGCGGTCGGTGACGCGCAGGCCGCCGGCGCGTCGAGCGGCGACGCCGTCCGGATGAACCAGATCCAGTTCATGGGCGCGCACAACGCCTACCACCGCGAGCTGCAGGACGCCGAGCTGCAGGAGTCGCTGAAGATCGACCCCGGCTACCCGACTTGGGGGTGGTACTCGCACGCCTCCATTCCGGACCTGCTCGGCCGCCAGAACGTCCGGGGCCTGGAGCTGGACCTCTTGCCCGACCCCGACGGCGGGCTCTACCAGCACCCGCTGCCGCGCAAGCGGGCCGGCCTCGGCCCGATCGACGACCCGGCGATGGCGAAGCCGGGCATGAAGGTCCTGCACGTCGCCGACCAGGACTACGGCACCAGCTGCCGCACCTTCGTCAGCTGCCTGGAGCAGGTGCGGACCTGGTCCGACGCGAACCCGCACCACGCGCCGGTGATCATGCAGCTGGAGCTCAAGCAGACCGACAAGCGCTGGGAGGCGCTCGGCGGCGCGGTGAGCCCGGCATGGAGCCCGGCCCTGCTCGACGCGGTCGACGAGGAGATCCGCTCCGTCTTCTCCGAGAAGCAGCTGATCACCGCCGACGACCTGCGCCGACCGGGCCGCACGCTGGAGGAGTCGATCCTGCGGTACGGCTGGCCGACGCTCGACTGGGCGCGCGGCAAGGTCATGTTCTTCTTCGACAACGGTGGCCCCGGCGGCATCCGCAACATGTACCTCGAAGGCCGGCCCAACCTCGAAGGCCGGGCCGTCTTCACCCAGGGCCCGCCCGGATCGCCGGACGCCGCGATCACGATGGTGAACGATCCGCGGGGCGCCAACGAGGCGGTCATCCGGGATCTCGTCCAGCGGGGCTACCTGGTGCGGACCCGCTCGGACGAGCCCCTGCGGACGGTCAAGGCGGAGGAGTTCAGCCGGGTCGACACCGCCCTCGCCAGTGGGGCCCAGCTCGTGACCACCGACTACCCGACCGTGGGTATGGCCGCCCGCTACGACAGCGACTTCGTGGCCGAACTCCCCGGCGGGGTCGCCGTGCGATGCAACCCGGTCTCGGCGCCCCGGAACTGTCGGGACGCCAAGCTGGAGCGCTGA
- a CDS encoding tannase/feruloyl esterase family alpha/beta hydrolase: protein MRPRRTVLTGLAMLASAALILSAGPGASAVGAKRPKATCASLASVNLPHTTVVSATAVAATASVPAHCAVQLTVTNPPAHDQVRIGVWLPTDNWNGRFQGTGGGGFSGGSPTATPAAVLRAGYAAAATDTGHTGGSGSFALNPDGTLNWQLIADFGYLGIHEMTVTGKALVKAFYGDSSFHSYFNGCSTGGRQALMEAQRYPSDYDGIAAASPAVNWTKFHPAQFWGQLQMLLSGTIVAPCKLALATQAAITACDPRDGATDGIIGDWQGCRFDARTLIGAATECGTFTAADADVVNKIWAGPRDADGQFLWYGLERGANLQSLNNSSGGNQLPFGVGLEWFRYFLLQNPGWDWRTMTYDQYLLLFQQSALQYQAVIATDDPDLSAFRDAGGKVAFWHGTADPLIFFRGTVDYYQRLEAAMGGAKQTQKFARFFVAPGVAHCGGGQGAAPTNLLDAVVTWVERGKAPSQLTGQRTDAAGNPVLTRPVCQYPLVARYKGHGATTEAKNFTCSSSHR from the coding sequence ATGAGACCCAGACGCACTGTTCTCACCGGCCTGGCGATGCTGGCTAGCGCCGCGCTGATCCTGTCGGCCGGGCCTGGTGCCAGCGCCGTCGGCGCGAAGCGGCCGAAGGCCACCTGCGCGAGCCTGGCATCCGTGAACCTCCCGCACACCACCGTCGTCAGCGCGACGGCGGTCGCGGCCACCGCGTCGGTGCCGGCGCACTGCGCGGTGCAGCTGACGGTCACCAACCCGCCGGCCCACGACCAGGTCAGGATCGGGGTGTGGCTGCCGACCGACAACTGGAACGGCCGGTTCCAGGGCACCGGCGGCGGCGGCTTCTCCGGCGGGTCGCCGACCGCCACGCCGGCCGCCGTGCTGCGGGCCGGGTACGCCGCCGCGGCGACCGACACCGGGCACACCGGCGGCAGCGGCAGCTTCGCGCTCAACCCCGACGGCACGCTGAACTGGCAGCTCATCGCCGACTTCGGGTACCTCGGCATCCACGAGATGACCGTGACCGGCAAGGCGCTGGTCAAGGCCTTCTACGGCGACTCCTCCTTCCACAGCTACTTCAACGGCTGCTCCACCGGCGGCCGCCAGGCACTCATGGAGGCGCAGCGCTACCCGAGCGACTACGACGGGATCGCCGCCGCGTCCCCGGCGGTCAACTGGACCAAGTTCCACCCCGCGCAGTTCTGGGGACAGCTGCAGATGCTGCTCTCCGGCACCATCGTCGCGCCGTGCAAGCTCGCCCTGGCCACCCAGGCCGCGATCACCGCGTGCGATCCGCGGGACGGGGCCACCGACGGGATCATCGGGGACTGGCAGGGCTGCCGGTTCGACGCCCGCACACTGATCGGCGCCGCGACCGAGTGCGGCACCTTCACCGCCGCCGACGCCGACGTGGTCAACAAGATCTGGGCAGGTCCGCGCGACGCGGACGGCCAGTTCCTGTGGTACGGGCTGGAGCGTGGTGCCAACCTGCAGAGCCTCAACAACAGCTCCGGCGGCAACCAGCTGCCGTTCGGCGTCGGGCTGGAGTGGTTCCGCTACTTCCTCCTGCAGAACCCGGGCTGGGACTGGCGGACCATGACGTACGACCAGTACCTGCTGCTCTTCCAACAGTCGGCGCTCCAGTACCAGGCGGTGATCGCGACCGACGACCCGGACCTGTCCGCGTTCCGCGACGCCGGCGGCAAGGTCGCCTTCTGGCACGGCACCGCCGACCCGCTGATCTTCTTCCGCGGGACGGTGGACTACTACCAGCGCCTGGAGGCGGCGATGGGCGGTGCCAAGCAGACGCAGAAGTTCGCCCGCTTCTTCGTGGCACCCGGCGTCGCGCACTGCGGCGGCGGTCAGGGTGCCGCGCCGACCAACCTGCTCGACGCGGTCGTGACGTGGGTCGAGCGCGGCAAGGCGCCCAGCCAGCTGACCGGGCAGCGGACCGACGCGGCGGGCAACCCGGTGCTCACCCGCCCGGTCTGCCAGTACCCGTTGGTCGCCCGGTACAAGGGCCACGGCGCCACCACCGAGGCGAAGAACTTCACCTGCTCCAGCAGTCACCGCTGA
- a CDS encoding ABC transporter ATP-binding protein — translation MPPPFSAALPRLRLLVSFIAPHRMTMLLGLVLGLVANAAGLATPMVTKWVLDTLGAGESMARPIGALLVLVLVGAAITLWQWRLLGALAEHIVLDARTAIIGRYFRARIGELQRRPSGELVTRVTSDTALLHEASGSIVGLVNSAIALLGTLVLMGVLDLFLLGCTIAAVVVVAAIMGALLPAIGKATTAAQESVGRLGGTLEGALRAIRTVKASRAEARLSERVVADARDAATHSVRAARISASVWTIAWTGIQLAVIAILGIGAWRAQRDLLEISSLIAFLLYTFQLMGPISELTQNVTALQAGVAAAGRIREVEAIGVEPPTAATAPGAGHPRVAEDQPVLAFRDVTARYGPDVPPAVLGIELEIPRRGHTAIVGPSGAGKTTLFSLILRFLEPEHGQLLLDGHPYATWTHDQVRARLAYVEQETPVVPGTIRDNLRFAQPDATEAEIREVLRAVQLDEKVDSLPEGLDTSLSSTEVSGGQRQRIALARAMLRTPEVLLLDEATAQLDGLTEAALHECIRQRAAVGAVITIAHRLSTVLDADRIVVLDGGRIRAQGTHRELLAGDDLYRRLVAALRVAADQDVAAVAAP, via the coding sequence ATGCCGCCGCCCTTCTCCGCCGCGCTGCCCCGGCTGCGACTGCTCGTGTCGTTCATCGCCCCGCACCGGATGACGATGCTCCTCGGCCTGGTGCTGGGCCTCGTCGCCAACGCGGCCGGGCTGGCGACGCCGATGGTGACCAAGTGGGTGCTCGACACCCTCGGCGCCGGGGAGTCGATGGCCCGTCCGATCGGGGCGCTGCTGGTCCTCGTCCTCGTCGGCGCGGCCATCACCCTGTGGCAGTGGCGGCTGCTCGGCGCGCTGGCCGAGCACATCGTGCTGGACGCCCGCACCGCGATCATCGGTCGCTACTTCCGGGCCCGCATCGGTGAGCTGCAACGCCGTCCCAGCGGTGAACTCGTCACCCGGGTCACCTCGGACACCGCCCTGCTGCACGAGGCGTCCGGCAGCATCGTCGGCCTGGTGAACAGCGCGATCGCGCTGCTCGGCACCCTCGTGCTCATGGGCGTGCTGGACCTGTTCCTGCTCGGCTGCACGATCGCCGCGGTCGTCGTCGTCGCGGCGATCATGGGTGCGCTCCTGCCCGCGATCGGCAAGGCGACCACGGCGGCGCAGGAGTCGGTGGGGCGCCTCGGCGGGACCCTCGAAGGGGCGCTGCGGGCCATCCGGACCGTCAAGGCCAGCCGCGCCGAGGCCCGGCTGAGCGAACGGGTCGTCGCCGACGCGCGGGACGCCGCGACGCACAGCGTACGGGCGGCGCGGATCAGCGCGTCCGTCTGGACGATCGCGTGGACCGGCATCCAGTTGGCCGTCATCGCGATCCTCGGCATCGGCGCCTGGCGAGCCCAACGCGACCTGCTGGAGATCTCCAGCCTCATCGCCTTCCTGCTCTACACCTTCCAACTCATGGGGCCGATCTCCGAGCTGACCCAGAACGTCACGGCACTGCAGGCGGGCGTGGCCGCGGCCGGGCGCATCCGGGAGGTGGAGGCGATCGGCGTCGAGCCGCCCACGGCGGCGACGGCACCGGGCGCGGGCCACCCCCGGGTCGCCGAGGACCAGCCGGTCCTCGCCTTCCGGGACGTCACCGCCCGGTACGGCCCGGACGTCCCACCCGCCGTGCTCGGGATCGAACTGGAGATCCCCCGCCGCGGGCACACCGCGATCGTCGGGCCCTCCGGCGCCGGCAAGACCACCCTCTTCTCGCTCATCCTGCGGTTCCTCGAACCCGAACACGGCCAGCTGCTGCTCGACGGCCACCCCTACGCCACCTGGACCCACGACCAGGTCCGCGCCCGGCTGGCGTACGTCGAGCAGGAGACCCCGGTCGTGCCCGGCACGATCCGCGACAACCTGCGGTTCGCCCAACCCGACGCCACCGAGGCCGAGATCCGGGAGGTGCTGCGGGCCGTCCAGCTCGACGAGAAGGTCGACTCGCTGCCGGAGGGGCTGGACACCTCGCTCTCGTCGACCGAGGTGTCCGGCGGCCAGCGGCAGCGGATCGCGCTCGCGCGGGCGATGCTGCGGACGCCCGAGGTCCTGCTGCTGGACGAGGCGACCGCCCAGCTCGACGGCCTCACCGAGGCGGCCCTGCACGAGTGCATCCGGCAGCGCGCCGCAGTGGGCGCCGTCATCACCATCGCCCACCGGCTCTCCACCGTGCTCGACGCCGACCGGATCGTCGTCCTGGACGGCGGTCGGATCAGGGCCCAGGGCACCCACCGGGAGCTGCTCGCCGGCGACGACCTCTACCGCAGGCTGGTCGCGGCGCTGCGCGTCGCCGCGGACCAGGACGTCGCGGCGGTCGCCGCGCCGTAG